Genomic DNA from Schistocerca serialis cubense isolate TAMUIC-IGC-003099 chromosome 5, iqSchSeri2.2, whole genome shotgun sequence:
AGTGAATTCCACAACATGCCTACGTTAACAAACACCATAGTACTGCTTGTGACATCTGCTGTGTGACAAAATTATTTACACAGCTCTGTTATGCCGTAAGAACTGGCAATTTTTAATTACAAGGTCAGGATTACAACCTTATGGAAATTCAAAAAGAAGTAACTTCAACAACAGTTCTTCTGTTTGTTGACTTCAAATTCCAAAAAAACATGCTATGCAGGGAATGAATTCTTCTCCAACATTTCAATTCAACAACCATCTAACAGAACAAAACTTACAGGAAAAAAGTCTGTGCTACATTGTCTACAGTAGTTAAGAGATCTTTGTACTAATACATCTCTGAACCAATTGTTGAGAGCATTCAGACACCAGACTATGCTTGGACATATGTACATAAAGATATGCAGCACCAATGGCAAACATTGCACTAGAAATGTTACTCAGACATAGAGACTGCTCCTaactcactgtttttatttctgtattaaaCTGATAGAAGTACTGGGACAAAGCAGAAAGATCTGGAACATTTACTTTTTGCGAGTACTCTCAAAGAATTTCGTAACTACTGCTAACTAcataccaaaagtataaaaccaaAACAATATATATTTACAGTATTACCAAAAATTCTGAACATCATAAGCTCTTGTTTCTACCACTGGCCTTGGAAAGTCCATTATTATTTTCAGGTCACTGCCTCATGCCTTGTTAGGGTTGTGTTGAACGGCCTTAAACATACGAAGACTGCTAGCCGAAATGTGTTTCGAACTGTATTAACTGAAATGTGCTACTCACATAATTTTATACAGTGTATCatttatatatgacggtagtatctgttcccgaaagaacagttaccgtggatgaccatgcagctttgctagaaatgaaatgataattaaatggacaccctagctgcaaacaggcgttgatgtacttcattggggacatgttgaaaatgtgtgccccgaccgggactcgaacccgggatctcctgcttacatggctgacgctctatccatctgagccatcgcgggcacagaggatagtgcgtctgcaaggacttatcccgtgcacgttccccgtgagatccacattcccaacatgtccacaccactacattcgtagtgcacctaatagatgtttgcccatcatactcattactcgtggcagaaaaatctaccaagtcccgtacgagttcgggcatagtaccaaatgaagtacatcaacgcctgtttgcagctagggtgtccatttaatcatcatttcatttctagcaaagctgcatggtcatccacggtaactgttctttcgggaacagatactaccgtcatatatagttaaaatatggcttcccggccactgACCTTcctgtgcgaacgcacacgctatgcccgaactcgtacgggacttggtagattaatctgccacgagtaatgagtatgatgggcaaacatctattaggcgcactacgaatgtagtggtgtggacatgttgggaatgtggatctcacggggaacgtgcacgggataagtccttgcagacgcactatcctctgtgcccgcgatggctcagatggatagagcgtcagccatgtaagcaggagatcccgggttcgagtcccggtcggggcacacattttcaacatgtccccaatgaagtacatcaacgcctgtttgcagctagggtgtccatttaattatcatttcatacagTGTATCATGTTTCAAAATTAAAAGTGACTGCACTATCGTCAGTCTTTGATACATGATACTGTGCTAAAGTTATGAAGTACTAGTTTGTACTGGAAAGTAAGAAAACTACCGCTGCATACTCTGCTGATCAGCAAAAGGTGCATTCAAACATATCAGTACTTACATATTTaagaaaaattataattaaaaaacccACCTCCACTTTTGTCTAAAGGTGGAAACAACAAAAACATGACAAATTCTCACATACACATTGCACTGTTAATCAAGCAATGGACTTGGCAGCCCGAGAGCCCACTGGTAATATGGAAGAACTTTAATAAGAATAAGTAAATTGGAGTCAGCCCGAATGAGCAACAAATCTAGGCATTGCTTTGTCTTCCCTTATGTGATGACTTCACTACTAAAATAGTCAAAATTACCAGATTTCTTCAAAATCCCTTAATCTTCAAGAATTTTCCTAAAATTGTGTAGGTAAAATTAATTTCCCCGAGAACTGCAGGTTTTGCACGAAACTTGTCACCCAGGCTGTTCTGTTCAGCATGGAGGAGGAAACAGGACAAGTAATTTAATGGCAGTAAGATCTGTAACTACATGCATGCAGTCTTAACTACAAACATAAGTGCAAAATGTGTTAAATACtcacattttctagcgtccacacagTCCTGACTCTCCGAGTGTGTAGGAGTGGGAGGTCCCTCTCCCATACTGGCAGGGCCACTAGTGTCCACTTTCAGTGGCTCTGTAGCACTACGCTGATTTGTGAGAAGCAGCACATTCTGCAAGCTCTGCAAGGTTTTCTGCTGCAAGACATCTGACTGTTCAAGAGCCTTGCCACCTGCAATCTGTGACAGTATTCGTGGTAGACTAACGAGGTTGCTAGGTGGGCCAGGAACATTGCAGGTTGGGGTTGGGGCCTGTGGTGGAGGTACTACTGCAGGTGGTTGTGACGACAACCTAGGTAGGACTGCAGCTAACAGTACAGGACCCTGTGAATGAGAAGGTGTTGAGCTTGCAGCAGCACTGGCAGATCCCGCATCTGGTGTATGACCATAGGATGCCTCAGATGTGGGTGTGCTGTCACCAGGAGATATGTCCATATCCTGTGCAGCCTGCTGCCCATCACCATCTTGCACTTGTGATGTTTGCTGCTGCGGCTGTTGTTGTGACTGTTGTGCCTGCTGTTGCTGtgattgttgctgctgctgttgctgctgtggtGGTGTTACTTGCTGCTGCACTTGTTGTGCAACCTGTTGCTGtgattgctgttgctgctgctgctggtgatggtggtggtgatgctggtggtggtgatggtggtggtggtgatggtgaggtggttgctgctgctgttgcacctGTTGCTGAGACTGGCTCTGAGGCACAGGTTGCTTTCGCAGTGCACGATCATCACCATCAACCACGATAGTTGGTGGAACTTGCAACTGCTGCTGTTGTGACTGTTGCtgttgtggctgctgctgctgttgctgctgctgctggctagcCCAGTAGGAATCACGCTTCTCTGGCTGTCTTTTGGAACTGCTGTCCCGTGAGTTACTCAGTGAAGTGCTTCGTGAGTTGGAATGTTTATCATGAGCTGGTGGGAGAAAAAGTGATCCCATTATATATACATGCATACTGCACTACAAAGTCTAGTTTAAATCATATTTTACATAATTATCTAAAGGATTCTGCTTCATAATTTCAAGTTTTTATACCTAATAAACAAGTATAAATGAAATCATTTCTGTACATCTTTCAGTTAAAATCCTAGGCAACCTATGTTTAAAATATCACAGACAATTTAGAAATTATGtaaccttccttttattttagTGGCATTTTTGCTAGTTAAACttaaaaaatttttcataaaatgaaGTGTTAAAATAGTGTGTCGAACCATATCTTGACACTTTACCCTTGCTTTTCCAATAAAGGAATCTCACCATGACTCATGAAAGGAAAGCAAGTTGTGAGCCCCACTTAGACAGCTCAGTCAGTAAGAGCACTGccaaataaaatatttaagatTAAACTACATGGTACGCAAAAGTATAAACAGAAGTGTCATAAATAACTGTAATTGGCAATATCAGACAATTACATCACAAAACGAGGAAAAAAGTTGTTGTGGGACAAAGTGACTGACAGAAACATAGTGTGTCAAAAGTGATTGAAAGAATTCATACTAAAGACCCAGATATGAAGTAAGTTCCTTAAAAAGTTGACAGAATctaaaaattcaataaaatttttacacAAAACAAAGTGATTATTATACAAATGGAAGAAGAGGCAGAAATGAAACACAAAGTGATGGCCCAGATTACCTCCACACAGAAGAGAGGAATTTGGATAGGTAATAGAGAAGCGAATACATAGAGACTCTTCAAGGTCTGAGATCTTAATATTTGTAATGTACCTTTACTACGGTTAACATTATGTTCATGTTACAGTCTTCAATCACTGATACACCAGTACAAAGTGCCTGATGAACATTGATTACAAACAGTTCTCCGAGTATTGTGTTTAATTTCAGTATTTGGTGCCCAAATCATCATTCCTTTGACCCACAACTACCGCTGCTGTTCTCAACTAGCATTAGGTGTTCTGCACACAGAGTGTTTGGTAAAGTCATTATCCTCATTCTGTCACAGAAAATTCCACTTCTTAGATGGTCCATAATGCACACAATTTATCACAGCAGTAGATCTATTGCATTTTTTCAATATCCCATACCACTGAAAGATATTCCATGCATTCTtcaaatgaattttattacagCATCAACTATCCCCAAAATTCACTGGTTGGATTGACTTCTCATTTACTACATGTACTGTAACATAGCATAAACTCCGCCAGGCCATAAATattggccggtcgctgtggccgagcagttctaggcacttcagtccggaaccgtgctgctgctatggtcgcaggttcgaatcctgcctggagcatggatgtgtgtgatgtccttaggttagttaggtttaagcagttctaagtctagggaactgatgacctcagatgtcaagtcccacagtgcttagagccatttgaaccataaatattaGATTTATCCATCTGGGAATCTTCCTCCACTGCACGACTTCTTAGCATCACAACTTCCTGTATTTAATGGCAACACCAGCAAAGAATTTCTAAGAGTTTCAAACTTACACATGCCATGAATAGCAATCTTTGACAACACTCTCTAAGCAACCTCAACAAAACTTATGTCCAATATCTACCTCTGGCaacagcatactgggttctgttcAGATGACTATTCCTCATCCAGTCCACATTGGATATGCTATTTGCAAAGCACAGTCTTTCATTAGTAAGTCACTCAcagtgtgtcaaatgctttactgtcAAGAAAGCATCATCAATCTGAGCAGCTCTGTCTACAGCTTCCTACATTTCAGTTGATGGGAGATGGTCCTGTTTTTGCTAAGTAACATGGTTGGATCTATTGTATGACAACAGGTCCAATGGCCTCGCTTTTATCATCATCAGTCGTACTTGACCTCTGCCATCTCTTCTAACATTTTTGCTTCAAAGCAAAGATCAAAAGCatgaactacgagggtaatcccaaaagtaaggtctctctttttttataagtacagaactctgtttgtgtggcagtcggTCACACTTATGAAAAGTGCTTCACACGCTGTGAGTAAACATGCGTACGTCACACCGAGGggctgtcttggcttggcagccattgagaatggagctcccactGGATGTTACTGCCAAGTGCGAACTGCatgcagttattcagtttttgaacgcaaagggcactgcgctaaTTGAAATCTAtcgccaattgatggaagtgtatggtgagtcatgcatggatgtcaaaaatgttcgtaagttgtgtagagagtttgcagctggttggaCCGAAATTCACAACGAACAGCATGgtgacgagctggtatgacatgcgcatataaaaactgccacagagtctacaaaaatgcattgacagaaatagtgattatgtcaaaaaatagctaaatgttcaagccgtaaactgatgtaaaccattgtagaaataaataggtctatgcacttataaaaaaataggagaccttacttttgggattaccctcatataatCCAACATTCTTCTCTGAAAATTTTGGAAAACAGATTCAGCCTTCATTTTTTTCCATCGTTTATTTCATTAATTACCTAATTTACAACTGACAAGATGTTTTCTGTTGACTGATTTTGCAAAGGATGAAACATATATTTATTTTTCTATCCAATATATTTCATAGCAGTCTTTATGCTGTTTGATTTGTATTTTGTCAGAACTATCAGTTAATGAAACATTCTCCTTGTGAAGGCACTAGCATATATATGCAGAAAAAACTGATCTGGTGTTCAAGAATTAAACTCCTTAAGTTTTATGTGTAGTAAAGCACAATGGTTTGACAaatattcttacagactatgacaTATTTTGAATGTGTGATGTAGCTCCCTTTATACAGGGGAGGAGGGGCAGCAGTGAGAGCTTTTCAATTTGTCATTAATATCTTCCCCTTCATCCTTCTTTATAATGTATGGAACACACTCATTTAGCAGACACACAGTGCAGTATGTACATAAAAGCTATGTgaaagctgcccccccccccccccaccattaaccatggaccttgccgtcagtGAGATGGCTGTACCACAAGTGCAACCGCAAcaaggggtatctgctgagaggtcaGACAcatctgtggttcctgaagaagagcaGCAGCTTTTCTGTACTTGcgggggaaacagtctggatgattgactgatatggtctTGTAAAATCgaccaaaatgaccttgctgtggtggtattGCCACCAGCTGAAAGCaatggaaactacagccataatttctcccgaggacatgcagttcTACAGTATGGCTACGATATGATGGCActgcttgggtaaaatattccggaggtaaaatagtcccctgttTGGATCTCTAcaaatcagagcatggaatgtcaggttCCTGAAtcaggaaggtaggttagaaaatttagaaagggaaatggataggttggagttagatatagtgggtgaTAGTGAAGTTCGTagtgcagaagtaggtttaatgttgttgttgttgtggtcttcagtccagagactagtttgatgcagctctccatgctactctatcctgtgcaagctgcttcatctcccagtacctactgcaacctacatccttctgaatctgtttagtgtatttatctcttggtctccctctacgatttttaccctccaggctgctctccaatactaaattggtgatccttgatgcctcagaatatgtcctaccaagcgatcccttcttctagt
This window encodes:
- the LOC126480905 gene encoding WW domain-containing adapter protein with coiled-coil homolog isoform X2, which encodes MVMHARKPQRISDGYFEKHQAHPYQNSKYSSSKSYDGRYNHERVRDSPNGNSYRSDSPDSQSPRDRNYQAKNSYLQKIREKERENRDYKSRDKYSDCARSPKDKRSRESRDSEHRTNHDRSSTEDKREERERIARVGDWSEHISSSGKKYYYNCKTEVSQWEKPREWIERERCREKTRESDRSYSSTSRSSHDKHSNSRSTSLSNSRDSSSKRQPEKRDSYWASQQQQQQQQQPQQQQSQQQQLQVPPTIVVDGDDRALRKQPVPQSQSQQQVQQQQQPPHHHHHHHHHHQHHHHHHQQQQQQQSQQQVAQQVQQQVTPPQQQQQQQQSQQQQAQQSQQQPQQQTSQVQDGDGQQAAQDMDISPGDSTPTSEASYGHTPDAGSASAAASSTPSHSQGPVLLAAVLPRLSSQPPAVVPPPQAPTPTCNVPGPPSNLVSLPRILSQIAGGKALEQSDVLQQKTLQSLQNVLLLTNQRSATEPLKVDTSGPASMGEGPPTPTHSESQDCVDARKLASPPSNLSSLQNLGTVGSCSSLHALRPQGTHLTPSLLNHYRDDLVNHVRGWPADALEKQAQKLSEEGYTMGSLQCTRVSAELKTARSIVRLTEIQATLQEQRILFLRQQIETLEQLKSQNSFMSDDS